A portion of the Chelmon rostratus isolate fCheRos1 chromosome 15, fCheRos1.pri, whole genome shotgun sequence genome contains these proteins:
- the plk4 gene encoding serine/threonine-protein kinase PLK4, whose protein sequence is MSVSIGDKIEDFKVLTLMGKGSFACVYRAKSVKTGLEVAIKTIDKKAMQKAGMVQRVTNEVEIQCRLKHPSILELYNYFEDSNYVYLVLEMCHNGEMSRYLKERKMPFSEDEARHFMHHIVKGMLYLHTHGILHRDLTLSNLLLTSNMNIKIADFGLATQLKLPNEKHFTMCGTPNYISPEVATRSAHGLESDVWSLGCMFYAFLMGRPPFDTDTVKHTLSKVVLGEYEMPSHVSLEAQDLIHQLLQKDPAQRPSLSAVLDHPFMTQSLLVRTKELGLGDEGSIDSGIATISTACTSSTLASSSSRLQRRTRHMIGSALPNRMAPIPGLPHQPSSACFEDGDQWQQQHPADRFHREGRSRGFHGGENGQPHSRYLRRAHSSDRSSSSASGQGSSHVELGRCHSEETLTSLGRPVFPMSSTQHALSERGRLPSPPVKQSANSGYSLSTQTAQPPNLQFQDLEGVTNWLNNEASGHRPVDSSTHSSSGSFHSSRGPLGVHNSWTDKPMDRGVNPHHNQHYMHHNLPSNTYRENIPGAEFQPPHGRQLKPSVDKEKKMLRDIVPPLCASRLKPIRQKTKNAVVSIQDTGEVYMELLKCHGGQERVKEVLRISCDGSMVTIYQPNGGKGFPVLDCPPAPPEDILICSYDDLPEKYWKKYQYASKFVQLVKSKTPKVTLFTKYAKVMLMENSPNADLEACFYDGAKTHKTSELVRVVEKSGKSYTVKGEVGLSGLSPESRLYVELSDEGHSMCLSLEAAITAEEQRSTKNMPFFPITIGRRPVNPDSLCSSSLPSHPVPPDTASPPQPPQITPSMISYDGSDFTTASLNKKSSPVRQDLVQSTGKVVKSIFVPNVGWASQLTSGEVWVQFNDGSQLVVQAGVSCITYTSPEGRITKYKENEKLPEHVKEKLHCLSTILGLLANPTAHQLQLH, encoded by the exons ATGAGTGTTTCGATCGGCGATAAAATCGAG GATTTTAAGGTCCTCACCCTCATGGGTAAGGGCtcttttgcatgtgtgtaccGAGCAAAATCAGTGAAGACTGGTCTGGAGGTTGCTATCAAAACG ATTGACAAAAAAGCAATGCAAAAAGCCGGCATGGTCCAGCGTGTGACAAATGAGGTGGAGATTCAGTGCCGCTTGAAACATCCTTCAATACTTGAG CTGTACAACTACTTTGAGGACAGCAACTATGTGTACCTGGTGTTGGAGATGTGCCACAATGGAGAGATGAGTCGGTACCTTAAAGAGAGGAAGATGCCTTTCTCTGAGGATGAAG CGAGACATTTCATGCATCATATCGTGAAAGGAATGCTGTATTTACACACCCACGGCATCTTGCATCGAGATCTGACCTTGTCAAACCTTTTGCTGACCAGCAACATGAACATTAAGATAGCAGACTTTGGCCTGGCCACTCAGCTCAAACTGCCGAATGAAAAGCACTTCACTATGTGCGGGACACCCAACTACATCTCCCCGGAGGTGGCCACTCGCAGCGCTCATGGTCTTGAGTCAGATGTTTGGTCACTGGGGTGCATGTTCTACGCCTTCCTGATGGGTCGCCCTCCGTTTGACACggacacagtcaaacacacccTGTCTAAAGTTGTCCTTGGGGAATATGAGATGCCTAGCCATGTTTCTCTAGAGGCTCAGGACCTGATCCATCAGCTGCTGCAAAAGGACCCTGCCCAGCGGCCCAGCCTCTCTGCGGTGCTCGACCACCCATTTATGACCCAGAGCCTGCTGGTCAGGACCAAGGAGCTGGGGCTGGGGGATGAGGGATCCATAGACAGCGGCATTGCCACCATCTCCACTGCCTGCACGTCCTCCACCttagccagcagcagcagccgcctcCAGAGAAGAACCAGGCACATGATTGGCTCTGCCTTGCCCAATCGGATGGCACCCATTCCCGGTCTTCCACACCAACCTAGCAGCGCCTGTTTTGAGGACGGAGaccagtggcagcagcagcatccagcgGACAGATTTCACAGAGAGGGCAGGAGCAGGGGGTTTCATGGTGGAGAAAATGGGCAGCCTCATTCCCGCTACCTGAGGAGAGCTCACTCCTCAGATCGCTCCAGCTCCTCTGCATCAGGCCAGGGGTCGAGTCACGTTGAGCTGGGGAGATGCCACTCAGAAGAAACTCTGACTAGTTTAGGACGACCAGTCTTCCCCATGTCCTCCACTCAGCACGCATTGTCAGAGCGGGGAAggctcccctctcctcctgtcaaACAGTCAGCAAA TTCTGGCTATTCGTTATCCACACAGACTGCACAACCTCCAAATCTGCAATTTCAAGACCTGGAGGGAGTTACTAATTGGCTCAATAATGAGG cctccgGGCACAGGCCCGTAGACAGCAGcactcacagcagcagcggcagcttccacagcagcagaggacctTTAGGGGTTCACAATTCCTGGACAGACAAGCCCATGGACAGAGGTGTGAACCCCCACCACAACCAGCATTACATGCACCACAACCTTCCCTCCAACACGTACAGGGAAAATATACCCGGAGCAGAGTTTCAGCCTCCTCACGGCAGACAGTTAAAGCCCAGTGTggataaagagaagaaaatgctCAGAGACATTGTCCCTCCCCTGTGCGCGTCCAGACTGAAGCCTATCAGACAGAAGACCAAAAATGCTGTT GTGAGCATCCAGGACACAGGTGAAGTGTACATGGAGTTATTAAAATGTCACGGTGGTCAAGAAAGGGTCAAAGAAGTCCTTCGGATTTCCTGTGATGGTTCGATG GTGACAATTTACCAGCCTAATGGTGGAAAGGGTTTtcctgtcctggactgtcctcctgctcctccagaAGATATTCTCATTTGTAGCTATGACGACCTTCCAG AAAAATACTGGAAGAAGTACCAATATGCCTCCAAATTTGTGCAGCTTGTGAAATCCAAGACTCCAAAAGTGACCCTCTTCACCAAGTATGCAAAGGTCATGCTGATGGAGAACTCTCCCAATGCAGACCTGGAGGCTTGCTTTTATGATG GAGCAAAGACCCACAAGACGTCAGAGCTGGTGCGAGTGGTGGAGAAGAGTGGGAAGTCGTACACGGTGAAGGGCGAGGTGGGGCTGAGCGGCCTGAGCCCGGAGAGCAGGCTGTATGTGGAGCTGTCGGACGAGGGCCACAGCATGTGTCTGTCCCTGGAGGCCGCCATCACAGCCGAGGAGCAGCGCAGCACCAAGAACATGCCTTTCTTCCCGATAACTATTGGCAG GAGACCCGTCAACCCAGACTCCCTGTGCTCGTCGTCCCTGCCCTCCCACCCGGTGCCTCCTGATACAGCTTCGCCTCCTCAACCTCCACAAATCACTCCTTCA ATGATCTCCTATGATGGGTCTGACTTCACCACAGCCAGCCTGAATAAAAAAAGCTCCCCAGTGCGACAGGACCTGGTACAAAGCACGGGAAAAGTGGTGAAGTCGATTTTTGTGCCAAACGTTGGATGGGCGTCCCAG CTAACGAGCGGAGAGGTGTGGGTGCAGTTCAACGACGGCTCTCAGCTGGTGGTTCAGGCAGGAGTTTCCTGCATCACCTACACGTCTCCAGAGGGGAGGATCACCAA GTATAAAGAGAACGAGAAGTTGCCAGAACACGTCAAGGAGAAGCTGCACTGTCTCTCCACCATCCTGGGGCTGTTGGCCAACCCGACAGCACATCAGCTACAACTTCATTAA